From Paenibacillus polymyxa, the proteins below share one genomic window:
- the gcvPB gene encoding aminomethyl-transferring glycine dehydrogenase subunit GcvPB, with amino-acid sequence MTHTGPDQKQELLKEHDQALIFELSRPGRIAYSLPECDVPRRPVAELLPDYALRSEPAALPEVYEVDVIRHYTALSQRNFGVDNGFYPLGSCTMKYNPKVNEDVARYAGFAKIHPYQPENSIQGAMELLHTLQNDLAALTGMDAVTLQPAAGAHGEWTGLMMIRSYHEARGERRTKVLVPDSSHGTNPASATVAGFETITLPSTPEGLVDLDALRQAVGNDTAALMLTNPNTLGLFEKQITDIAAIVHDAGGLLYYDGANSNAIMGITRPGDMGFDVVHLNLHKTMSTPHGGGGPGAGPVGVKQRLIPYLPKPFVVRDSQGVYRWDREQGDSIGRVKAFYGNFGILVRAYAYIRSYGPDGLKRVSECAVLNANYMMHRLAPHFDLPYPGHCKHEFVMSGRGLKKFGVRTLDVAKRLLDFGYHPPTIYFPLNVEECIMIEPTETESKETLDAFVDTMIHIAREAEENPELVLNAPYTTPVTRLDETTAARKPVLNCACS; translated from the coding sequence ATGACACACACCGGACCGGACCAGAAACAAGAGCTGTTGAAGGAACACGATCAAGCGCTCATTTTTGAATTGAGCCGTCCGGGTCGCATCGCTTATTCCCTTCCCGAGTGCGACGTTCCTCGTCGCCCGGTGGCAGAGCTTTTGCCGGATTATGCGCTGCGCAGCGAACCTGCGGCATTACCCGAGGTATACGAAGTAGATGTTATTCGCCATTATACCGCCCTGTCCCAGCGCAACTTCGGCGTCGACAACGGGTTTTATCCGCTTGGCTCGTGTACGATGAAATACAATCCAAAAGTGAATGAGGATGTCGCCCGTTACGCAGGCTTCGCTAAAATTCATCCATATCAGCCGGAGAATAGCATCCAGGGGGCTATGGAGCTGCTGCATACGCTCCAAAACGATCTGGCTGCGTTGACCGGCATGGATGCCGTCACGCTCCAGCCCGCTGCTGGCGCCCATGGCGAATGGACCGGGCTGATGATGATTCGCTCGTACCACGAGGCACGTGGTGAGCGACGTACCAAGGTGCTCGTGCCGGATTCCTCGCACGGTACGAACCCCGCCAGTGCAACCGTCGCGGGCTTCGAAACAATCACCCTTCCCTCCACCCCTGAGGGGCTGGTGGATCTGGACGCGCTCCGCCAAGCGGTAGGCAACGACACCGCTGCGCTCATGCTGACCAATCCGAACACGCTGGGCTTGTTCGAGAAGCAAATTACTGACATTGCCGCGATCGTGCATGACGCAGGTGGTCTGCTTTACTATGACGGGGCAAACTCCAATGCCATCATGGGGATTACCCGCCCCGGGGACATGGGCTTCGATGTGGTGCATCTCAATTTGCACAAAACGATGAGTACTCCGCACGGTGGAGGCGGCCCTGGCGCTGGACCCGTCGGCGTAAAGCAGCGGCTGATACCCTATTTGCCCAAGCCGTTTGTCGTACGTGATTCGCAGGGTGTGTACCGCTGGGATCGGGAGCAGGGAGATTCTATTGGGCGGGTCAAAGCCTTTTACGGAAACTTCGGCATTCTCGTCCGAGCCTATGCCTATATCCGCAGCTACGGTCCTGATGGCTTGAAGCGAGTGTCCGAATGCGCTGTACTCAATGCCAACTACATGATGCATCGGCTGGCTCCGCACTTTGACCTGCCTTATCCTGGGCATTGTAAACACGAATTTGTCATGTCGGGGCGAGGTTTGAAGAAATTTGGAGTACGCACGCTGGATGTAGCCAAACGATTGCTTGATTTCGGTTACCATCCGCCTACCATTTATTTTCCGCTAAATGTAGAGGAATGCATCATGATCGAGCCGACGGAAACAGAAAGCAAAGAGACGCTGGATGCTTTTGTCGACACTATGATTCATATTGCGCGCGAAGCCGAGGAGAACCCTGAGCTGGTGCTCAATGCACCCTATACCACTCCAGTCACACGCCTGGATGAAACCACTGCAGCCCGTAAGCCTGTGCTGAATTGCGCATGTAGTTAA
- the gcvPA gene encoding aminomethyl-transferring glycine dehydrogenase subunit GcvPA — MKQHRYLPMTEQDQTEMLRVVGVSSIDDLFSDIPEAIRYQGELPLSSRLDERALTRHMAELAGHNANTDTHASFLGAGIYDHHIPSVIQHITSRSEFYTAYTPYQPEVSQGELQAIFEFQSYICELTGMAVANASMYDGATALAEAGSLAAAATRRKQLIVSRSVHPEARQVLAAYARGLDLDIVEIGCSDGVTDVDALAAAVSEQTAAVLIQSPNFFGAVENLKPMADLIHAHKGLMVVSANPLALGLLEAPGKQGADIVVGDAQPLGISSSLGGPTCGYFAVSQAHMRRIPGRIVGQTTDRNGKRGFVLTLQAREQHIRREKATSNICSNQALLALSASVYLSVMGRQGIQEVAELNLHKSRYALEQLLSLKGVTASFHAPTFNEFALRLPEGTDVSQLQDNLLAAGFIAGYDLGRDYPELAGHMLIAVTEQRTKEEIDQFVHTLEGLL, encoded by the coding sequence ATGAAGCAGCATCGCTATCTCCCCATGACCGAACAAGATCAAACCGAAATGCTGCGTGTGGTGGGCGTATCATCCATTGATGATTTATTCAGTGACATTCCAGAGGCAATTCGATACCAAGGGGAACTCCCTCTTTCCTCTCGGCTCGACGAAAGAGCCCTAACTCGCCACATGGCCGAGCTGGCCGGGCACAATGCCAATACAGATACACATGCCAGCTTTCTTGGTGCAGGTATTTATGATCATCATATTCCGTCCGTCATTCAGCACATCACCTCACGTTCCGAATTTTACACAGCCTACACCCCCTATCAGCCGGAAGTAAGCCAGGGCGAGCTGCAAGCCATTTTTGAATTTCAGTCGTATATTTGCGAATTGACAGGCATGGCAGTAGCTAATGCCAGTATGTACGATGGAGCGACAGCTCTGGCGGAAGCGGGCTCACTGGCCGCCGCAGCCACGCGCCGTAAACAGCTTATTGTATCAAGGTCTGTCCATCCAGAGGCACGCCAGGTATTGGCAGCCTATGCGCGCGGATTGGACTTGGACATCGTGGAGATCGGCTGTTCGGACGGCGTAACGGATGTCGATGCGCTTGCCGCGGCCGTATCGGAACAGACGGCGGCTGTCTTGATCCAAAGCCCCAACTTTTTTGGAGCCGTGGAAAATCTGAAGCCGATGGCTGACCTGATCCATGCACACAAGGGGCTAATGGTCGTCAGTGCCAACCCATTGGCACTTGGCTTGCTGGAGGCGCCCGGCAAGCAGGGCGCGGATATTGTTGTAGGAGACGCGCAGCCGCTTGGGATCTCGTCCTCCCTCGGCGGTCCGACCTGCGGTTACTTTGCCGTTTCTCAGGCACATATGCGTCGTATCCCTGGGCGTATCGTAGGCCAAACCACAGACCGTAACGGCAAACGCGGCTTCGTGCTGACCTTGCAAGCGCGGGAACAGCATATCCGCCGCGAAAAGGCCACGTCTAACATTTGCTCCAATCAAGCGTTGCTTGCATTATCTGCATCTGTGTACTTGTCCGTCATGGGGAGACAGGGCATCCAGGAAGTAGCCGAGCTGAATTTGCATAAAAGCCGCTATGCGTTAGAACAATTGCTGAGCTTGAAAGGCGTAACTGCCTCATTTCACGCACCGACCTTTAACGAGTTTGCCCTTAGGCTGCCTGAAGGTACGGATGTGAGCCAACTTCAGGACAATCTGCTAGCTGCCGGATTTATCGCAGGCTATGATTTGGGCCGGGACTATCCGGAACTTGCGGGTCACATGCTGATTGCCGTGACGGAGCAAAGAACCAAAGAAGAGATTGACCAATTTGTACACACCTTGGAGGGATTGCTATGA
- a CDS encoding PTS sugar transporter subunit IIA, giving the protein MSIMTIDKIKMNATAKDKYEAIRMAGQILLDAGHITSEYIDKMLEREEIVSTYIGNGLAIPHGTKESKTLVQSTGISIVQFPQGVDFGEEKAYMVIGIAAQGGDHMEILTSIAVVCAEEENMDKLRNAVAPQEIIDLFESELEL; this is encoded by the coding sequence GTGAGTATTATGACGATAGACAAAATAAAAATGAACGCAACCGCCAAAGACAAATATGAGGCGATTCGTATGGCAGGACAAATTCTGCTGGATGCAGGACATATTACAAGTGAGTATATTGACAAGATGCTTGAACGCGAGGAGATCGTATCCACCTATATTGGGAACGGGCTGGCTATTCCACATGGTACCAAGGAATCCAAGACGCTTGTTCAATCCACTGGCATCTCCATCGTTCAGTTCCCGCAAGGCGTAGATTTCGGGGAAGAAAAAGCATACATGGTGATCGGTATTGCAGCCCAAGGCGGCGATCATATGGAGATTTTGACGAGTATCGCTGTGGTATGTGCGGAGGAAGAGAATATGGACAAACTTCGCAACGCAGTGGCTCCACAGGAAATTATAGATCTGTTCGAAAGTGAGCTGGAGTTATGA
- the gcvH gene encoding glycine cleavage system protein GcvH, producing MSEVKRELWYTDEHEWVQRTADGTLRIGITDFAQHQLGDIVFVELPGAGATIEQGAEIGTIESVKTVSDLFAPVAGTVLKVNEALESTPELVNESPYEKGWMIEVEMGNDVEEALSKLLSADQYEQLISDEQ from the coding sequence ATGAGTGAAGTGAAACGGGAACTTTGGTATACAGACGAACATGAGTGGGTTCAGCGCACAGCAGACGGGACGTTGCGGATCGGCATTACAGACTTTGCACAGCATCAACTGGGTGATATTGTTTTTGTGGAATTACCTGGGGCGGGAGCAACGATTGAACAGGGGGCAGAGATTGGTACAATTGAATCGGTGAAGACCGTATCCGACCTTTTTGCTCCGGTGGCGGGAACCGTATTGAAAGTAAATGAAGCTCTGGAAAGCACACCTGAGCTGGTGAATGAATCTCCCTATGAAAAGGGTTGGATGATTGAAGTAGAGATGGGCAATGATGTCGAGGAAGCTCTGAGCAAGCTGCTGTCTGCGGATCAGTACGAGCAGTTGATTTCGGATGAACAATAA
- a CDS encoding BglG family transcription antiterminator — translation MNITKRQSDIVEYLLEQPHEVTAGEIAEKINVSTRTVHRELGAVECWLAAHEVKLEKKSGIGIYVDADPNQLASLREQLLQTKSDDYSAEERKIVVLCMLLDTQEPIKLLALASDLKVTVTTVSHDLDELRGWIADRGLVLVRRRGYGVEITGREIDKRRAISELALEYLDESALFSGREELRPVTRVTEKLLEMMGRENLLTVENALWQPHDQWLKNMVESKYMELLIQICVSLARLRLGYVVDHRLSYSKTDSEENIMLRTAMVERICGELSAALDIEFPESERCYFGLLFRDAEDHSTRLLPLDDLVLLESVHELIRRVEAETGTPLAEDRVLREGLIAHMTPVFKRLREGRSIRNPLLQQIRKDYGSLFDSVKKAAADMTEMEVPDEEIGFLVMHFGASLERLRQLQREVRAIVVCTSGIGSSRLLATRLAKELPQIKIVDRASWYEATRIPKEDYDLIISTVELPLEPDRYLKISPLLTQEESDRLRHFIQHITLNQLNDHRQEQAVLPSQGMEWLTGLRKSLEEIVHIVQQFQVYPLENQGMDMSATIEAICMLEAVRGNVTEPSVVAEQLVERERQGSQVISDTSVALIHTRSPYVRQPSLTLYRLAEPLLADVDEQVECVLLMLGPRELPKESLEVLSEISALLLQEDMITLLEHGSRDQIANYISSELAEFFHSKLGTGRNLT, via the coding sequence ATGAATATTACGAAACGACAATCTGACATCGTGGAGTATCTTTTGGAGCAGCCCCATGAGGTTACGGCCGGAGAAATTGCCGAGAAGATTAATGTCAGCACAAGGACGGTCCATCGGGAACTTGGCGCAGTCGAGTGCTGGTTGGCGGCTCATGAGGTAAAGCTGGAGAAAAAATCAGGGATCGGTATCTATGTGGATGCCGACCCGAATCAGCTTGCAAGTCTACGGGAGCAGTTGCTGCAAACGAAGTCAGACGATTACTCGGCTGAGGAGAGAAAGATTGTAGTGCTGTGCATGCTGCTGGATACACAGGAGCCGATCAAGTTACTGGCGCTGGCATCGGATTTGAAAGTCACAGTAACTACGGTCAGTCATGATCTGGACGAATTACGAGGCTGGATTGCAGATCGAGGGCTCGTGCTAGTGCGCAGACGGGGATACGGTGTCGAGATTACAGGACGGGAGATAGACAAAAGACGGGCGATTTCTGAGCTGGCTCTCGAATATTTGGATGAATCGGCTCTGTTTTCCGGTCGTGAGGAGCTTCGTCCGGTGACACGTGTCACTGAAAAGTTGCTGGAGATGATGGGCAGGGAGAACTTGCTAACCGTGGAGAACGCCCTCTGGCAGCCTCATGATCAATGGCTGAAAAACATGGTGGAAAGCAAATATATGGAGTTGCTGATTCAAATTTGCGTGTCACTGGCACGTCTACGACTCGGGTACGTTGTAGATCATCGTCTCTCGTATTCGAAAACAGATTCAGAGGAGAATATCATGCTGCGCACAGCTATGGTGGAACGCATATGTGGAGAATTGTCAGCAGCGCTGGATATTGAGTTTCCAGAATCGGAGCGATGTTATTTCGGGCTGCTGTTCCGTGATGCTGAGGATCATTCCACCCGCTTGCTGCCACTGGATGATCTTGTACTGCTGGAGTCGGTTCATGAGTTGATTCGTCGTGTGGAGGCAGAGACTGGCACACCACTTGCAGAGGACCGCGTTCTGCGTGAAGGGCTGATTGCCCATATGACTCCAGTATTCAAACGTTTGAGGGAAGGGAGGTCCATCCGCAACCCCCTCCTTCAGCAAATCCGCAAGGATTACGGCAGTTTATTCGATTCGGTCAAAAAGGCTGCGGCGGATATGACCGAAATGGAAGTACCAGATGAAGAGATCGGATTTCTGGTCATGCATTTTGGCGCTTCGCTGGAGCGGCTGAGACAGTTGCAACGGGAGGTGCGGGCGATCGTAGTCTGCACGAGCGGGATTGGATCTTCCAGACTTCTGGCAACCAGACTGGCCAAGGAGCTGCCACAGATCAAAATCGTGGATAGGGCCTCATGGTACGAGGCGACGCGAATTCCCAAGGAGGATTATGATCTGATCATTTCGACAGTGGAGCTGCCGCTTGAACCGGATCGATATCTCAAAATCAGCCCGCTGCTAACGCAAGAGGAGAGTGACCGTCTGCGTCATTTCATCCAGCATATTACACTCAATCAACTCAATGACCATCGTCAGGAACAGGCTGTTCTGCCTAGTCAGGGCATGGAGTGGCTTACTGGTCTACGGAAAAGCCTTGAGGAGATTGTACACATTGTACAGCAATTTCAAGTATACCCGCTGGAAAATCAAGGGATGGATATGTCAGCCACTATAGAGGCTATCTGCATGTTGGAGGCAGTGCGGGGAAATGTCACAGAGCCTTCTGTTGTTGCTGAACAACTTGTAGAAAGAGAGCGTCAAGGGAGTCAGGTGATTTCTGATACCTCCGTTGCTTTGATTCATACGCGCAGTCCCTATGTTCGCCAGCCTTCGCTGACCTTGTATAGGCTGGCTGAGCCGCTGCTGGCGGATGTAGATGAGCAGGTAGAATGCGTTCTGCTGATGTTGGGACCTCGTGAGTTGCCGAAAGAAAGCTTGGAGGTATTGAGCGAGATTAGTGCATTACTGTTGCAGGAAGACATGATTACGCTACTGGAACACGGTAGCAGGGATCAGATTGCCAATTATATATCGAGTGAGCTGGCTGAATTTTTCCACAGTAAATTAGGGACAGGGAGGAATCTAACGTGA
- the gcvT gene encoding glycine cleavage system aminomethyltransferase GcvT — protein MSNLRRTPLFSSYGTQPGVRCIDFGGWELPVQFSGIQKEHEAVRQRAGLFDVSHMGEFLVEGKEAEAFLQWVTTNDVSQLEPGQAQYSLLCYPDGGVVDDLLVYCKGPERYMLVVNASNIDKDWDWLMRHVPASVHLENVSDAIALLALQGPEAAHIAAAVTDADITNLASFRFHENVQLFGAKALVSRTGYTGEDGFEFYIPAEEAPAVWNGLLRCGESYGLIPAGLGARDTLRFEARLPLYGQELSATISPLEAGLGFFVKLNKGDFIGREALQHQKEQGIPRKLIGLEMIDRGIPRAHYPVFAEGQHIGEVTTGTQSPTLKRNLGLALVDSRFSTLSTPLEVEIRGKRLRAEVVPAPFINGHADLNPLHSKKAIMSDTKFWIFQLRLCIS, from the coding sequence ATGTCTAATTTGCGAAGAACACCATTATTTTCGTCCTACGGGACGCAGCCCGGGGTTCGTTGTATTGACTTTGGCGGGTGGGAGCTTCCCGTTCAGTTTAGCGGCATCCAAAAAGAGCATGAGGCCGTCCGGCAACGCGCGGGTTTATTCGATGTCTCGCACATGGGCGAGTTTTTGGTTGAGGGCAAAGAAGCCGAGGCTTTTTTGCAATGGGTAACCACGAATGATGTCAGCCAGTTGGAACCGGGCCAGGCACAATATTCACTCCTGTGTTACCCCGATGGAGGCGTAGTGGATGACTTGCTTGTATACTGCAAAGGACCAGAGCGCTACATGCTCGTTGTGAATGCCTCCAACATCGACAAAGATTGGGATTGGCTCATGCGCCACGTACCTGCATCGGTTCATCTGGAGAATGTGTCTGATGCGATCGCATTGCTGGCATTACAAGGACCGGAAGCAGCACATATTGCCGCAGCCGTGACAGATGCAGATATTACGAATCTGGCATCTTTCCGATTCCATGAGAACGTGCAATTGTTCGGAGCAAAAGCACTCGTCTCCCGAACCGGATATACCGGGGAAGACGGTTTTGAATTTTATATACCTGCTGAGGAAGCACCCGCCGTGTGGAATGGTTTGCTTCGTTGCGGTGAATCGTATGGGCTAATTCCCGCTGGGCTTGGTGCTCGCGATACACTGCGGTTTGAGGCACGGCTGCCGCTGTACGGACAAGAGTTATCTGCCACCATTTCACCGCTTGAGGCTGGTTTAGGTTTCTTCGTCAAGCTGAATAAAGGAGATTTTATCGGCAGAGAAGCACTGCAACACCAGAAAGAACAAGGAATTCCTCGCAAGTTGATCGGGCTGGAAATGATTGACCGCGGTATCCCGCGCGCTCATTATCCAGTCTTCGCGGAAGGCCAACACATTGGTGAGGTCACAACGGGGACTCAATCGCCCACCTTGAAGCGTAATTTGGGGCTAGCCCTGGTGGACAGTCGTTTTAGCACCCTATCTACACCGTTAGAGGTCGAAATTCGAGGTAAACGCCTGCGTGCGGAAGTGGTCCCAGCCCCTTTTATAAACGGTCACGCTGATCTTAATCCTCTTCACTCTAAAAAAGCGATCATGTCAGATACGAAATTCTGGATTTTCCAACTACGATTATGTATTAGCTAA
- a CDS encoding PTS mannitol transporter subunit IICB produces MSTVDTKSSPNGGARVAVQRFGRFLSGMVMPNMGAFIAWGLITALFIPTGWFPNEGFAQLVDPMKNYLLPLLIGYTGGTMIHGQRGGVIGAIMTMGVIVGADIPMFLGAMVAGPLAAWILKKFDKAIEGKVRSGFEMLVNNFSAGIIGAILALLAHVAIGPVVQTISQVLSTGVQFLVNAGLLPLVNLIIEPGKVLFLNNALNHGVLSPIALEEAARTGKSVLFMLESNPGPGLGILLAYCLFGKGSAKSSAPGAVIIHFFGGIHEIYFPYILMKPILILAAIAGGVVGTFCFMLTGAGLVAAPSPGSIIAYFLMTPKGGYLPMLSGVIAAAVVSFAVAAVLLKTGKQKEEGLEEAASRLKDMKNQSKGASANATVMEDNHASDRAAEIAGDRMLKDKSEVNKIVFSCDAGMGSSAMGASILRKKMKQAGVGVTVTNTAISEIPQDADIVITQKTLTDRAKTVAPNAEHISIDNFLKSPEYEALVDRLKSDS; encoded by the coding sequence ATGAGCACAGTGGACACAAAGTCCAGTCCAAACGGTGGCGCTCGTGTCGCCGTACAACGTTTTGGCCGTTTTCTCAGCGGTATGGTGATGCCGAATATGGGAGCCTTTATTGCGTGGGGATTAATTACAGCACTCTTTATTCCGACCGGGTGGTTCCCGAACGAGGGTTTTGCACAACTGGTTGATCCGATGAAAAATTATTTGCTGCCGCTGCTGATCGGTTACACAGGAGGCACGATGATTCACGGACAGCGCGGAGGTGTGATCGGTGCCATTATGACGATGGGTGTCATTGTGGGGGCCGATATCCCGATGTTCCTGGGTGCGATGGTAGCTGGTCCGCTGGCTGCATGGATATTGAAGAAGTTCGATAAGGCCATTGAAGGCAAAGTCAGATCAGGCTTTGAAATGCTGGTCAATAATTTCTCGGCTGGGATTATCGGTGCCATTCTAGCACTGCTAGCGCATGTAGCGATCGGTCCGGTCGTTCAAACCATCAGCCAAGTATTGTCGACAGGGGTACAGTTTCTCGTAAATGCAGGGCTCTTGCCGCTTGTCAACCTCATTATTGAGCCCGGAAAAGTATTATTTCTTAACAACGCATTGAATCACGGAGTATTGAGCCCGATTGCGTTGGAGGAAGCTGCAAGAACAGGAAAATCCGTTTTGTTCATGCTTGAATCCAATCCTGGTCCGGGGCTCGGCATTTTGCTGGCCTATTGCCTGTTCGGTAAAGGCTCTGCGAAGTCGTCTGCTCCTGGTGCAGTTATCATTCATTTTTTCGGCGGGATTCATGAAATTTATTTCCCTTACATTTTGATGAAGCCGATTCTAATTCTCGCTGCTATAGCAGGGGGCGTTGTGGGAACCTTCTGTTTTATGTTGACAGGTGCCGGACTGGTTGCTGCTCCTTCACCAGGCAGTATCATTGCTTATTTCCTGATGACACCAAAAGGCGGGTATTTGCCGATGCTGAGCGGTGTAATCGCTGCTGCAGTCGTATCCTTTGCTGTTGCCGCAGTATTGCTCAAGACAGGTAAGCAAAAGGAAGAGGGGCTGGAGGAAGCTGCATCCCGCCTGAAAGATATGAAAAATCAAAGCAAGGGTGCAAGTGCTAACGCCACTGTAATGGAAGATAACCACGCATCTGATCGTGCTGCTGAGATTGCCGGAGATCGAATGCTCAAGGATAAATCCGAAGTGAACAAAATTGTCTTTTCCTGTGATGCAGGTATGGGTTCAAGTGCCATGGGAGCTTCAATTTTACGCAAAAAAATGAAACAGGCGGGCGTGGGCGTTACGGTAACGAATACGGCAATCAGTGAAATTCCACAGGATGCAGACATTGTCATTACGCAAAAAACATTAACAGACCGGGCTAAAACGGTAGCCCCGAATGCTGAGCACATTTCCATTGACAATTTTCTGAAAAGCCCTGAATACGAAGCGCTGGTTGACCGTCTGAAATCCGACTCTTAA